AGAAAAGCAAACCCTTGTGGAAAGTATTCTTAAACAAGACAACTTGTCGAATATATTTGACCGCAGAATCAGTAACCGATTAGGACCACTAATAGAAAAGGCAAGAGAAGCAACTATCAAGTATTCGGATATGTTTCTCGAACTTGGATTGCCTTTATTTAACAATTCACTTTTGCATGTCATGGTGTTTCCAATCACACTTATTCGGGAGATTATTCAGATGCGTTTAACATACGCAAGAAGGTTGGTCAATCCTACTCTTATGATTGTTGACCAAATGATCCTTGATTTCCAATCTATCATATCACATGCGCTAGTTGTTATGGATCGTAATCTGCAGTACACGTCTCCTATCCTTGACAAAGGTTGGATTTTTCCTACCCAGATTGATGAGAGTTTCAATTCGACGCTCCTAGATAGTGTCAACTTTTACCTCGATCTattgaacaaaaaattTCTTGATGGCGGTAGGTCATCAAAGTCTCTTTTCCGAGCATATAAAGAGACAGAGCAGCTCGAACAGCACTACACTTTCTTGCTAGGTGTAGGTAGGTTAGTCGAGGGTGGTGATCTTGCAGTTGCCGAGCTAATTACATCACTTGAAAGCAAGATTCTCACCCGTCTATTGACGTACTGGGAACATCAGATGAAAGGACCTCAATCATGGGCTCCAACCGAGATAGAGCGATGGTTTACCACCACCATGGAGATTATTAGGAGTTTTCAACGAAAGCTTTTACGATTTCACAAGTAAGTATGAGAGCTACCCAAAATATGCAGCAGGAGTTCCAGACTTTCTGGCCATATGGATACTAACTTTTCAGAATACTGTCAGATGCGTATGAGAATTCCACAGAGTACCTGATTCAGCCGGCTAAGACCAAGGCTTTGATGAGCCTCTTGCGACTGAGTGGCCATTTCCTAGTTTATACAGGAACATTCGAAAAGTATGGTATTTACGCCATTGCCGACCCATATCTCAAGGATAGACCAGAGACTGTAAGAGCCATCTTATCTGGTTATAGTCGTATCCCGAAGAAAGACGTTGAGCACGTCTCATACGTTATGATATTTTGTATCGAAGAACCATTAGTATGGGAGGGTGAGATTGTCAATTTGGATATGCCTTATTTTGATATCGATATGAAACCTGGTCGCATGAGACTCATCACTGAAGGCGGCTCTCAAGAACTGAAGAGAACTCGTAAGGAAGTATCTGCATTGACTGGAGGAGGTGATGTTTTTGATATAGCTGTGGACACCAAATCACATATTACAAGAGTGGACCATGAGATGGCGCGAGTTCGAAAGCTGTTCTTCAAGCTTTCGACCTCTGTGATCACAAGCtgtatattatttagaagaagatgcaaGCCATATGGATGTCAGGAAACAGTTCATAATATGTTTGTATTCGCTAGAGAGTTTGGTCAAAGGGGAATTTCTGTCATGGATGCCAACCGTCGTGGCACAGTGGCTATAAAACTGATCAATCTGTGCATTGAGTGGGTAACTTTTATATGCGATGATTGTGTTCCGACTGAGAACAAGACATTCAGATGGACGGTGGTTGCCCTGGAATTTGCTATGGTAATGACTCGAGGAGTCAATATCGTGGCTATTTCAGGCGATCAATTTGCTAAACTTCGAGTCAAAGTAGCTGACTGTATGACTCTACTGATTTCTCATTTTGACATCACTGGTGCGAAATCTAGAGCAGCTCAGCAAGGTAACAGTGATGTGTTACGCCGAGGCAAAGCTCTCAATATCTcagttgatgatgacgacgagttGGTGGCCATGTTGCGAGAAGATATGGTCAAGAAATTGGAGCTATTGGAACAACAAAGACAAGACACTCACTCTGTAGGTAAAGTCCTTGATGATAGCAGCGGTGATACAGAGTTCTTGACATATCTTGCTTCAGCCTTTTCAAACCTTCAAATCCGTTGGCAACAGGGTCGGTATATCGGTGGTGGTACCTTTGGATCGGTATACGCAGCAGTCAACCTTGACACTGGTGGTGTCATGGCTGTCAAAGAAATCCGGTTACAGGACACCCAGTCTATTCGTCatattttgaaatcaatcaaagaTGAAATGACTGTGCTGGAGATTCTAAGTCACCCCAATGTTGTACAATATTACGGTGTTGAAGTACATCGTGATAGAGTGTTTATTTTCATGGAGTACTGTCAAGGAGGATCACTAGCCGGCCTTCTAGAATATGGCCGTATTGAGGATGAGCAGGTTATTCAGGTGTATACTCTGCAGATGTTGGAAGGTCTAGCGTATCTCCACCAGTCAGGCATTGTTCATCGTGATATTAAACCAGAGAATATTCTATTGGATCATAATGGAGTTATcaagtttgttgattttggtgCTGCTAAAGTGATTGCAAAGACAGGCAAAACTCGCCAGGCTAGTGCCACTAACAAATCCAATGCCACTACTGGTGGTAACAAGACCAAATTGAATAGTATGACAGGCACACCCATGTACATGTCACCAGAAGTCATCACAGGAGCAGATTCCGGTCGTCATGGAAGTATTGATATCTGGTCTCTTGGCTGCTGTGTTTTGGAAATGGCTACAGGCCGTAGACCATGGGCCAATCTCGATAATGAATGGGCTATAATGTATCATATTGCTGCGGGCCACCTGCCTCAATTACCATCAGCCGACCAGTTATCTATTGAGGGTCAACAGTTCCTTATGAAGACTCTTGAACGAGACCCGAAAAAACGACCATCGGCCGTGGATCTCTTAAGTGACCCTTGGATGGTAAGCATCCGTAATGTAGTGTTGGGCTATAGTGCTGGCTCAGATGATAGCGCTGTATCATCTCCATCTGAGGGCTGATATGGTTATTGACTtgtaataatatattatttattgaaaatggtTTATGTGAGAACTCATTGTCTGTCTAGTCGGAAGTTGGTCGTAGCAAAGTCTTTCCTACCATCTGGCTCATAATAAAACTCGGCTACTTCTTTGAAACCAAACTTTGTGTACAGAGCTTTTCCCGCACGAGTTGCAAAGACAAATTCTTTGATGGGCCCCCTAGATTTTATGTTTCCGTCTTGTGATACAAACTCAACTTGAGCGTCTGTCGGTAATACATCAAGACAGTGTTTAAAAAGCAATCTTCCAAGACCCTGCCTTTGGTACTCTCTGGCAATAACGAAATATGAGAGATAGAGATAATCCCTGTTTCGATATGGCGCATTAGACAGCTCTTCTGGTGACATGTGAGCTAGTTTGTCACCTTCTTCGTCAGTATCTGGAACATGACGAGTCTCCTCAGCTATGGCCTGGTCAAAAGCATCCGACCGAGTGTTATTTAGTGGATGTGGTCCTGTTCCCCAAAAAGAGTACCAACCTTGGATCATATACTTGATCTTAGTGTAATCGTGATACAATCGGGAACCGATGGACATGGGCTTATACATATTTGTTGTTAATGACTGAGGGTATCTCCATACAAACATGCCAGCCAGTATTTCGTAACCTGTGTCTGGGTCTATAGTATACATGCCATAGTAGTCATCTACCCTAGCAAGAATTCTTAAATGAGTACTTCTGGCAAACTCATGTGTCAGTCTTTTGAGTGCCTTTGCTCTGTTTATGTACTCTTCAAGCCTCTGAGCTGGATCATGTACATTTTGACGGACGTCGTCTACAAAGTTATCATATTTATACCCAGGACCAAAATAATACTGAAACATAAGGTCATCACCAAAGCTGTCTAGAATCAGCTCTGAGAATTGCAGAGCTTCATTATAAGTGACAGTATCTGGGTTTATTCTCCGCAGATAAAACTTATCGTTCTCATTGAGGGCTACTTTTTCGTAAGTAAATCCAGACATTTCTAATGGTTATATTGAAGATGTGATAACAATTTCACACAAAAATTAGACGGACTGGCATTTTATATATGTTTATTTGGAGAATGGTTGACTAAGGTATTTACTATTATTTAGACAGATCAAGAAATCTTTCAGATGATCTCTACAGCATGGTGCATCTCCAATGCCGTAGTGACTAACTTGCCTCAACCATGAGTTATTGAGCTTTTTTCACAAATTGAGAGGTCAAGTAAGGTCGAATATGGTCGAATGAGGTCGTCAGTCTCTTGATATCATAAATTGGAATGTAAAATCATTTTCGTTAGTCTTGCTTTTATAAAATCCAACGGACTCGTTGAGAAATCCTATAGTCCCTGCAGATGTACTAATTATACTAATTTTTAGCCATAGACAACAAACCACTTCAAAGTCTCATTTGCTAAACCAACTGGCAGTGGGAAATGTATTCTAAAGAGAATGAACAAGTCTTGAAAGTGCAGTACTGGTGGCACTCGCTGTTTTTGATGGCTAGCACCCTTGGCCGAAGAGTCCCCAGTAATTTGCTCTAGTCGACACTCTTACTTCAAATCTTCGTAAATCTTATTCTTTCATCTCcaattgatttgattgactCTAATAACAGTAGATAAAGTTTCGAAATGGTAAACAGGCTCTGTGAGAGTCGTGATGTACGTTGAAGATGTGATGCGGCATCATGCATAGATAAGATCTGAGAGCATGTGTGAAGATCATGAACTTGACACACTTTGGATGTAACCAGGGATGAGTTCTGACAGCAGAGTACACCTGGAGTCGTTACCATCAGGTACCTCGGTGGCGAATGATTCCATTCCGGACTCGCTAGTAACTGAAATCCGACGGTATGAAGACTTCTCAACTATCGATTGGGTAGAGGCTGCTTCGAGAGAGAACACATTGAGGATACGTACATATAAAAATGCCTATGGAAAGAGTATAAATTCGAGAAGACCCAGTGGTCCAATTGATCCAGTTTCTGAGAATGCTGAGGATTCTAATGCATTTGGTTTTGACGTTCTGAAAGGCACAGGTGCTAGATATGGATTGTTGGTTCGCCAGATGTACTCAGCAGCTCAAAGTTGGCTGGTACTAGCACTGGTTGGAGCTTGTATTGGTCTCATTGCTGGGTTCTTAAGCATTGTAACCGAATTGCTATCAGATTTTAAGACTGGCTATTGTACTGCTGGCCTCTATTTAAACGAGAACTTTTGCTGTTCTGGATATGATGAAAGTGATATATGCCCCGAATGGCACAGGTGGAGCTCGTTCAGTGGTATCAATTAcgttatatatattgtcTTTTCGACgttttttgcatttttggctgctttttttgtttacagCTTTGCTCCGTATGCTGCAGGATCAGGAATTTCGGAAATCAAGTGTATTATTGCTGGTTTTATCATGAATGGGTTCTTGGATGCAAAGacactatttattaaaagtGTGACCCTGCCATTGACTATTGCTTCTGGTCTTAGTGTGGGAAAAGAGGGTCCCTCTGTACATTATGCTGTATGTGTTGGAAACACAGTAGCAGGTTTGTTTCCAAAGTATCGTGTTTATAAGACCAAGATGCGAGAGGTGCTGAGTTCTTGTGCAGCAGCGGGTGTGGCAGTAGCATTTGGAAGCCCAATGGGCGGTGTACTATTCTCTTTGGAAGAAATGACATCTTCTTTCCAGCTGAAATCCATGTGGAGAAGCTACTTCTGTGCTTTGGTTGCTACTGCAACTCTAGCATCGGTTAACCCGTTTCGTACAGGGCAATTGGTTTTGTTCTCAGTCAAATATGATCATGACTGGCACTTTTTTGAGATTatcttttttattttgatagGATTATTCGGTGGGTTTGGAGGGCTATTCATTATTAAATGGAATCTTCGTGTTCAGGCGTTTCGTAAGAAGTATCTTGGAAACTATGCTATACAAGAAGCGACTTTGCTCGCGTTTATAACTGCTGTTATCTGTTACTTTAACGAATTTCTGCGTATTGACATGACTGAAAGCATGCAAATCTTGTTTCATGAATGTGATCATGGATTTGAAGATAATGTTACCTGCCAACCATCTCATCGAATGTACCTGGCAACGACATTGATATTTGGTATGGTCATAAGAACTATATTGACAATTATATCCTATGGTAGTAAAGTTCCTGCTGGTATTTTTGTACCATCATTGGCGATTGGAGCTTTATTTGGAAGGTTTGTAGGAACCGTAGTTTGGTGGTTACATGATACGTTTCCAGATGCTACATTTTTTTCGAGCTGTCCTCCTGATGCACCATGTATTACTCCTGGAACTTATGCTCTGCTAGGGTCTGCTGCTTTGTTAAGTGGTGTGATGAATATTACGGTGACGGTTGTTGTGATCATATTCGAAGTAACTGGTGCTTTGCGATACATTCTTCCTACTATGATTGTCGTAGGAGTCACCAAAGCAGTTGGTGATTATTTCGGACCTGGCGGTGGCGGGATTGCTGACCGTACTATAGTTGCAAACGGATACCCATTTCTAGAAGATGATGGGGATGATGAGCACAATCACTATGCAAATGACCCTATAGAGTTGGCCATGACAAAAGATCCCATCCAAATCCCGAGCAAAAAGTTCACGATATCACACATTCAGAGTTTATTAGATGGTAGTAGTCATCAGTCATATCCCGTGGTGGATatcgacgacgaagatgctAGCATTACTAGCAGCATACCAACAAAGTCCTCGACTACTGCCACCACTATCAACCAAACTACAAACTATACAAACAACTATTTGATCGGGTACATATGGCGTTCTGAGTTGGAATACATTGTGGCACACAACCGCGACACACCTGATAGATATGTGTCATTTGACAGTTTAGAATCGTCAGAAGACTCACTAAACTTTTCGCGTCTCGTCAACTTTTCACCAGTTGTCGTTCAGAACAATACTCCGTTGTCAAAAGTTATTGCTCTCTTCTCGAAAGTAGGACCACGCATTGTATATGTTGAGCGCAATAAATCAGGTACACTATGTGGATTACTGACCCGGAAAGACATTCTGAAGTATCAACATAAATCAGACTATGCCATGGCGCCTCCAGATAgatcagcagcagaagaaatGGATCGAAAGATCTGGGAGCTTTTATCGCAAGCGATATCTAAAGTTCAAGAGTTAGTTCGTAGATAGTTAGTTTTTACCAAATgcattttttgtttgttttgttttctgcATGTTATTCCTCTCATTCCTTCATATTCTAGTTGATTCCGAGATACAGGCATCTGGACGGTGCCCAGTCCTGTCGTGATATACGACGTCACGTAGTACTGTTGACTCTGCTTTGGCGAATTCTCTGGCGATTGCCTCGCGAAGAGTACAGTTCTGACGATAGTCATGGCGACGACGAGTCTGATGATGGCTCTACGATTATTTTGCAACTGCCATTACCACTGCATTGGCACCTTCACACTTGCTGATGGTACGTCGACTGTGCTGCCGCTTTATTGACACTGACCAGTCGTaaagatgaaaatataCATTTCGATAGATTACTGAACTTATATTTgagtattttgatttaGATATGTCGCAAAGTTGACTAAATTTACAATCGATACAAGCGATAGTTTGGATATGTTCGACTTTTGGCATGTCCAGATATGGTGTTTTACTGTGATATACTGAGAACCGTTCCAAAACTGCTGCGGGAAAATTCACACTGTTGCATAATACATGTTTTACAATTGATACTCCAGAACAAATCGAAGCAGTAGCCCGCTTTTCCAAATTGCGAACAGGTTTTAATCCCTACGATAATCTTCTCTTTCAGGACTGTATCCAGCACCTCTTGGTTCGTCACGGTACGAGGGACGATCGTAATCTCTTGAATCTCCACCAGGGCCGCCAGAAGGAGGAGGGCCACGGCGTTCGCGGTCACGGTAGTTATCGCCTCGTCTATGAGGAGGAGCATATCTGTCACGAGGACCTTCGTCATAACGAGATGAATACTCACGATCTCTGTATCCATCGCGATCATCGTATCTAGAAGGACCAGGAGGACCTcttggaggtggaggaCCCCTGAATCGATCATCGTATCGATCATATCTGTCGTAACGATCATAACGATCGTATCTGTCATATCTGTCATAGCCaccaggaggaggagggcCACCATATCTATCACGGTCATCGTATCTCGGTCTGTATCCGCCACGGTAGTCACCACCGCCATAACGACTAGGACCACCATAACCACCTCTTCTGAAAGAACCAGCGCCTCTGGTCTTTGGAGGACCAAAGTACTTACCAGGAGTAGGGGTTCTTGGTCTCTTTCTCTTAGCCTTTTCGACAGAAACAACTCTGTCAAGCAGATCTTGGCCATTGAtaccagcaatagcagcatcagcacccTCTACATCAGCCATGTCAACGAAACCAAAACCTCGCGAGTCTCTGGTATGAGGGTCAACCATGATTTGGCACTTGACGACAGTACCGTACTTGGAAAACAATTCCTCCAATTTAGCTTCGGTGACTTGACGAGCCaaaccagaaacaaacaaattaGTACCTTCATTCTTagcagcttcatcatcgtcaacaGGGCCGGAAGCAGAtccagaagtagcagcatcattGCCATTAGAACTGTCATTAGCGGCACCAGAATCGCCGTTTCTCTCTCTGTCATCGGGAAGACCAGCCTCGTTAGATCCATCCTGAGCAGAGTCGCGACGAGGAGAAAGAGATCTCTGACGATCGTAACGATCAGGACTGGCGCTTCTACGCGATGAATATTCTTCTGTGTCGGCCATTGTACAATTGCACGTTTCACTAAAGCCAATGTAGCTCACAATAGTTAAGTGTGtaatgtaaatatataaatacacaTATTTCAAAAATGTCAAGTTTTCCAAGCAATATTCTTGCGGGTTTGGACCCTAACCTCAATCAATATTTGAGTCTGACGACGAGAATCGAAGTAGACAATTACCATAAGAACTCGTAGGTAAATAGGAAATAACATTTAAGTATAAATCTATAAAGCAATTGCAGTCAAGCCAGTATCATACTTTTTAATATATGAGGaattttcatcttctaatCCACAACTGATTTAGAACTCATTTTATGTGATTTGTAAGTATGCGCTCTATTGGAATTTAAATTTACGACagaaaatgataaaaaaattatatttaACAAACATTCCAATTAACACGGGGACCCAAaagctcgactcgagcgtagcgagaggagccacggggtctggggcggagccccagccgccggaggcggaAACCCAGATACAGATAATTGCGACCCCTGGATCTAACATGCGGCTGCAATAGGATCTCATATCATACATGAACCGACATACTTCCGTATCTAGTTAACAATCGCATGGCCCAAGAACAAGTTGAGAATCTGGCGAGCACCATAACAATCTGAGCATCAGAAAAGTGAATAAACACCACTAGTGTCGTGGTATATTGGGCACATAATCAACATTCCGCGAATAAATTGTGAAATCAATAGTCCAACTCCTGTCATTCATTTATCAGGGTCAACAACCACCATCGGTTCAGACGACGAGAAAGTCAATTCCAATTCCCACCTCGAGCCTGTATATACAGATATCTACACGAGTGAAGAGAATCCAGAGAATCCAGTGTATAATCTACGTACATCAGACACAACAACTTTATTATCTGAGCTAGCAACGGTTACAAACTTGTCAGGACCAGAATCTGCCTCCACCGAGCAAACAGCGGGTGAAATAGACCACCAGATCACAATCACTGAACCATCGATTGTAACAGATACacaagaaccagaagaagtggTTTCTAAGGCGGTAAATAGTGAAATTAGTaaccaacaaaacaaatacgacgcacctccacctcccTATTCGCCCCGTGTTACCGATCTGTATCAAATGTCCATCCAACCTAGCTCCGTTATCACCCAGGTATCGGCGACGGTTCCTAGTGCAGCACTTCATCCGTTTGTATCTTATgatgaacaagaaaaatcCGAGAATATTCAGCTCAATTTGAGAGGAGTgatatttaatatatctCGAGAAGAGTTACTACGGCTACCAGAGAGCATTTTAATTGGAATCACAAACGGAGCTCTTTATGATCAGAATACCATTGGCGGAG
This is a stretch of genomic DNA from Sugiyamaella lignohabitans strain CBS 10342 chromosome C, complete sequence. It encodes these proteins:
- the GEF1 gene encoding Gef1p (Voltage-gated chloride channel; localized to the golgi, the endosomal system, and plasma membrane; involved in cation homeostasis; highly homologous to vertebrate voltage-gated chloride channels; modulates TBSV model (+) RNA virus replication by regulating copper metabolism; GO_component: GO:0005794 - Golgi apparatus [Evidence IEA]; GO_component: GO:0005794 - Golgi apparatus [Evidence IDA] [PMID 15710404]; GO_component: GO:0005797 - Golgi medial cisterna [Evidence IDA] [PMID 9614122]; GO_component: GO:0000139 - Golgi membrane [Evidence IEA]; GO_component: GO:0034707 - chloride channel complex [Evidence IEA]; GO_component: GO:0005783 - endoplasmic reticulum [Evidence IEA]; GO_component: GO:0005783 - endoplasmic reticulum [Evidence IDA] [PMID 17662057]; GO_component: GO:0005789 - endoplasmic reticulum membrane [Evidence IEA]; GO_component: GO:0005768 - endosome [Evidence IEA]; GO_component: GO:0005768 - endosome [Evidence IDA] [PMID 15710404]; GO_component: GO:0010008 - endosome membrane [Evidence IEA]; GO_component: GO:0000324 - fungal-type vacuole [Evidence IDA] [PMID 17662057]; GO_component: GO:0016021 - integral component of membrane [Evidence IEA]; GO_component: GO:0016021 - integral component of membrane [Evidence ISM] [PMID 12192589]; GO_component: GO:0016020 - membrane [Evidence IEA,IEA]; GO_component: GO:0005886 - plasma membrane [Evidence IEA,IEA]; GO_component: GO:0005886 - plasma membrane [Evidence IDA] [PMID 17662057]; GO_component: GO:0005774 - vacuolar membrane [Evidence IEA]; GO_component: GO:0005773 - vacuole [Evidence IEA]; GO_function: GO:0030554 - adenyl nucleotide binding [Evidence IEA]; GO_function: GO:0005254 - chloride channel activity [Evidence IEA]; GO_function: GO:0005216 - ion channel activity [Evidence IEA]; GO_function: GO:0005247 - voltage-gated chloride channel activity [Evidence IEA]; GO_function: GO:0005247 - voltage-gated chloride channel activity [Evidence IDA] [PMID 12074596]; GO_process: GO:0006878 - cellular copper ion homeostasis [Evidence IMP] [PMID 9520490]; GO_process: GO:0006878 - cellular copper ion homeostasis [Evidence IMP] [PMID 9614122]; GO_process: GO:0006879 - cellular iron ion homeostasis [Evidence IMP] [PMID 9520490]; GO_process: GO:1902476 - chloride transmembrane transport [Evidence IEA]; GO_process: GO:0006821 - chloride transport [Evidence IEA,IEA]; GO_process: GO:0034220 - ion transmembrane transport [Evidence IEA]; GO_process: GO:0006811 - ion transport [Evidence IEA]; GO_process: GO:0044070 - regulation of anion transport [Evidence IEA]; GO_process: GO:0055085 - transmembrane transport [Evidence IEA]; GO_process: GO:0006810 - transport [Evidence IEA]), producing MSSDSRVHLESLPSGTSVANDSIPDSLVTEIRRYEDFSTIDWVEAASRENTLRIRTYKNAYGKSINSRRPSGPIDPVSENAEDSNAFGFDVLKGTGARYGLLVRQMYSAAQSWLVLALVGACIGLIAGFLSIVTELLSDFKTGYCTAGLYLNENFCCSGYDESDICPEWHRWSSFSGINYVIYIVFSTFFAFLAAFFVYSFAPYAAGSGISEIKCIIAGFIMNGFLDAKTLFIKSVTLPLTIASGLSVGKEGPSVHYAVCVGNTVAGLFPKYRVYKTKMREVLSSCAAAGVAVAFGSPMGGVLFSLEEMTSSFQLKSMWRSYFCALVATATLASVNPFRTGQLVLFSVKYDHDWHFFEIIFFILIGLFGGFGGLFIIKWNLRVQAFRKKYLGNYAIQEATLLAFITAVICYFNEFLRIDMTESMQILFHECDHGFEDNVTCQPSHRMYLATTLIFGMVIRTILTIISYGSKVPAGIFVPSLAIGALFGRFVGTVVWWLHDTFPDATFFSSCPPDAPCITPGTYALLGSAALLSGVMNITVTVVVIIFEVTGALRYILPTMIVVGVTKAVGDYFGPGGGGIADRTIVANGYPFLEDDGDDEHNHYANDPIELAMTKDPIQIPSKKFTISHIQSLLDGSSHQSYPVVDIDDEDASITSSIPTKSSTTATTINQTTNYTNNYLIGYIWRSELEYIVAHNRDTPDRYVSFDSLESSEDSLNFSRLVNFSPVVVQNNTPLSKVIALFSKVGPRIVYVERNKSGTLCGLLTRKDILKYQHKSDYAMAPPDRSAAEEMDRKIWELLSQAISKVQELVRR
- the SSK2 gene encoding mitogen-activated protein kinase kinase kinase SSK2, with protein sequence MSLLRLSGHFLVYTGTFEKYGIYAIADPYLKDRPETVRAILSGYSRIPKKDVEHVSYVMIFCIEEPLVWEGEIVNLDMPYFDIDMKPGRMRLITEGGSQELKRTRKEVSALTGGGDVFDIAVDTKSHITRVDHEMARVRKLFFKLSTSVITSCILFRRRCKPYGCQETVHNMFVFAREFGQRGISVMDANRRGTVAIKLINLCIEWVTFICDDCVPTENKTFRWTVVALEFAMVMTRGVNIVAISGDQFAKLRVKVADCMTLLISHFDITGAKSRAAQQGNSDVLRRGKALNISVDDDDELVAMLREDMVKKLELLEQQRQDTHSVGKVLDDSSGDTEFLTYLASAFSNLQIRWQQGRYIGGGTFGSVYAAVNLDTGGVMAVKEIRLQDTQSIRHILKSIKDEMTVLEILSHPNVVQYYGVEVHRDRVFIFMEYCQGGSLAGLLEYGRIEDEQVIQVYTLQMLEGLAYLHQSGIVHRDIKPENILLDHNGVIKFVDFGAAKVIAKTGKTRQASATNKSNATTGGNKTKLNSMTGTPMYMSPEVITGADSGRHGSIDIWSLGCCVLEMATGRRPWANLDNEWAIMYHIAAGHLPQLPSADQLSIEGQQFLMKTLERDPKKRPSAVDLLSDPWMVSIRNVVLGYSAGSDDSAVSSPSEG